The Ciconia boyciana chromosome 2, ASM3463844v1, whole genome shotgun sequence genome has a segment encoding these proteins:
- the STEAP4 gene encoding metalloreductase STEAP4 has protein sequence MNKNSSNIMALAPNTSNKRETVCIFGTGDFGRALGHKMIQSGYPVVFGSRSTQASSLIPKDAEVLSHAEAAQKAAIIIIAIQRQHYNFLTPLAEVLHGKVLVDISNNLKINQYPESNAEYLAQLVPGTKVVKAFNTVSAWALQSGTLDASRQVFVCGDDMEAKQMVMDIVRALGLTPLDQGSLLAAQEIENYPLKLFPMWKFPILLSLGLSAFFFFYCLARDVIYPYVYENKDFSFFIAISIPNRICPILALTLLALVYLPGVLAAIIQLYRGTKYRRFPDWLDKWMLCRKQLGLVALAFASLHVLYTLVIPIRSFVRWRISSRIISQALNNKTEPLNTTNAWLSDSYLALGILGFFLFVLLGITSLPSVSNNVNWREFRFVQSKLGYLTLILCTAHTLVYGGNRFLSPSSYRWYLPNAYMLCLIVPCIVLVVKFVLIFPCLDKPLTRIRQGWERNPQYSEQSNYIINKTAV, from the exons atgaaTAAAAATTCTTCCAACATAATGGCTTTGGCTCCTAACACTTCTAATAAAAGAGAGACAGTGTGCATATTTGGAACTGGAGATTTTGGAAGAGCTCTGGGGCATAAAATGATTCAGTCCGGCTACCCCGTTGTGTTTGGAAGCCGGAGCACACAGGCATCCAGCCTGATTCCCAAGGACGCAGAGGTGTTGAGCCACGCAGAGGCAGCGCAGAAAGCTGCCATCATCATTATAGCAATCCAGAGGCAACATTACAACTTCCTTACACCACTAGCAGAAGTTCTCCATGGAAAAGTCTTGGTGGACATAAGcaacaacttaaaaataaaccagtatCCTGAATCCAACGCAGAGTACCTCGCTCAGCTGGTGCCCGGCACTAAGGTTGTGAAAGCCTTTAACACCGTGTCAGCCTGGGCCTTGCAGTCGGGTACACTGGATGCAAGCCGGCAG GTGTTTGTCTGTGGAGATGATATGGAAGCTAAACAAATGGTGATGGATATTGTTCGTGCACTGGGTCTTACTCCATTAGATCAGGGATCCCTCTTGGCTGCTCAGGAAATAGAAAATTACCCTCTGAAGCTCTTTCCAATGTGGAAGTTTCCCATCCTTTTATCCCTTGGTCTATCCGCATTCTTCTTCTTCTACTGTTTGGCTCGTGATGTAATTTACCCTTAtgtttatgaaaacaaagacttttcattttttattgcaATTTCCATTCCAAATCGGATCTGCCCTATATTGGCACTCACCCTTCTTGCCTTGGTTTATCTTCCTGGTGTGCTTGCTGCAATTATTCAGTTATACAGAGGTACCAAATACCGCCGTTTCCCAGACTGGCTGGACAAATGGATGCTGTGCAGGAAACAACTTGGACTAGTAGCCTTGGCATTTGCTTCTCTGCATGTTTTGTACACTCTTGTTATTCCAATTCGCTCCTTTGTAAGATGGAGAATCAGCAGTCGAATCATCTCCCAG GCACTGAACAATAAAACAGAACCACTCAACACCACCAATGCCTGGCTTAGTGACTCTTATTTGGCTTTGGggattttaggtttttttttatttgttcttctgGGAATAACTTCCTTGCCTTCAGTCAGCAACAATGTCAACTGGCGAGAATTTCGATTTGTACAG TCCAAACTGGGATATCTGACACTGATTTTGTGCACTGCACACACATTGGTTTATGGTGGAAACCGGTTTCTGAGCCCGTCATCGTACAGATGGTATCTTCCAAATGCCTATATGCTCTGCCTCATTGTTCCCTGCATTGTACTGGTTGTCAAATTTGTGCTTATATTTCCTTGTCTAGACAAACCTCTCACACGAATTCGACAGGGCTGGGAGAGAAATCCCCAATACTCAGAACAGTCAAATTACATTATCAACAAGACTGCTGTATAA